From one Thalassobaculum sp. OXR-137 genomic stretch:
- a CDS encoding DUF736 domain-containing protein, producing MATIGTFTKTDNGFAGTIQTLGLKATKVTVSSVEKTADTAPDFRIKAGAVEIGAAWHRTSKGGNEYISVKLDDPSFAAPIYANLVEQQDKGFALIWSR from the coding sequence ATGGCAACCATCGGCACCTTCACCAAAACCGACAACGGCTTCGCCGGCACCATCCAGACCCTTGGCCTCAAGGCCACCAAGGTCACCGTGAGCAGCGTCGAGAAAACCGCCGACACCGCCCCGGACTTCCGCATCAAGGCGGGTGCAGTCGAAATTGGCGCGGCCTGGCACCGCACCAGCAAGGGCGGCAACGAGTACATCTCGGTCAAGCTGGACGACCCGAGCTTCGCCGCTCCGATCTACGCCAACCTGGTCGAGCAGCAGGACAAGGGCTTCGCCCTCATCTGGAGCCGCTAG
- a CDS encoding ParB/RepB/Spo0J family partition protein, whose protein sequence is MTIQTISLTKITAAEGNPRRSMDATALEGLAASILTDGLLQNLVVRKKGRKFEIVSGERRYRALSLLVERNAIAKDYPVPVEVRGDLSEADALRLATVENIQREQLAPMDEAEAFANLLGSGASLEDVAAKAGVSVLTVKRRVALASLCDEVKALVREGEITLAAAEALTLGTHDQQRVLIERLEQGYHYDGDDLRRLLTGEKPAVSLAIFPLELYEGSFTADLFADDDNTVFDDVERFFILQQAAVAALAEHHRENAAFVEVLTESYAPWWQYREAEEDEQSGVVIHFKPLGRVEVREGLVRRDVSPSVAEETADAPTAPKERPEYSGPVIRMMSAHKSLAVMEALLANPRKAKEVAVISLLNGFDWTGRVHLDAHPALAYFAGEDNQPTSYTALEREAQDMVTAIGVTDNRRQSYARPVRAAWETLLAEVKNPTALYEVVQSFSDGELDQLHLLLTALTFGQGNMDALDTADSLFNRVAADLDVSMRDHWTPDEAFLTRRRKDQLEAIAKESGAVTRLGRMKDYSKSQLAAALTRHFQRCAEDDATLPEELRNRANAWLPDAMRFPAVTEGADLPWQEGEADEANADDTDGDPTPAVSGEGDTTQVAA, encoded by the coding sequence ATGACCATTCAAACCATATCGCTGACCAAAATCACCGCCGCCGAGGGCAACCCCCGCCGCAGCATGGATGCAACCGCCCTTGAAGGGTTGGCCGCATCCATCCTGACCGATGGCCTGTTGCAAAACCTTGTGGTGCGCAAGAAGGGGCGCAAGTTCGAGATTGTTTCGGGCGAGCGGCGCTATCGGGCGCTCTCCCTGTTAGTCGAGCGGAACGCAATCGCCAAGGATTATCCCGTGCCCGTCGAGGTGCGGGGGGATTTGAGCGAGGCCGATGCCTTGCGGCTCGCCACCGTCGAGAACATCCAGCGTGAACAGCTTGCCCCCATGGACGAGGCCGAAGCCTTCGCCAATCTGTTGGGTTCGGGCGCATCCCTTGAGGATGTTGCCGCCAAGGCGGGGGTTTCGGTGCTGACCGTCAAGCGCCGTGTGGCGCTCGCCTCTCTCTGTGACGAGGTGAAGGCGCTGGTGCGGGAGGGTGAGATTACCCTTGCCGCAGCCGAGGCGCTGACGCTTGGCACCCATGACCAGCAACGGGTGCTTATCGAGCGACTGGAGCAGGGCTATCACTATGACGGCGACGACTTGCGCCGCCTGTTGACGGGCGAGAAGCCCGCCGTGTCCCTCGCCATCTTTCCGCTGGAACTCTACGAGGGCAGTTTCACCGCCGACCTGTTCGCCGATGACGACAACACCGTCTTCGATGACGTGGAGCGGTTCTTCATCCTGCAACAAGCGGCTGTCGCCGCTCTTGCCGAACACCACAGGGAAAATGCCGCCTTTGTCGAGGTTCTGACCGAAAGCTATGCTCCGTGGTGGCAGTATCGTGAGGCCGAGGAAGACGAACAAAGCGGGGTGGTCATTCACTTCAAGCCGTTAGGCCGTGTCGAGGTCAGGGAAGGGCTGGTGCGCCGTGACGTGTCCCCGTCTGTTGCGGAAGAAACCGCAGACGCACCGACCGCCCCTAAGGAGCGGCCCGAATATTCAGGGCCAGTCATCCGCATGATGAGCGCCCACAAGAGCCTTGCCGTGATGGAGGCGCTTCTCGCCAATCCCCGCAAGGCCAAGGAGGTGGCCGTCATCAGCCTGTTGAACGGCTTTGACTGGACAGGACGGGTGCACCTCGATGCCCATCCCGCCCTGGCCTATTTCGCGGGGGAGGACAACCAGCCGACCAGCTATACCGCTCTTGAGCGGGAAGCGCAGGACATGGTGACGGCGATAGGCGTGACGGATAATCGCCGTCAATCCTATGCCCGACCCGTGCGGGCCGCATGGGAGACGTTGCTGGCCGAGGTCAAGAACCCGACCGCCCTTTATGAGGTGGTGCAGAGCTTCTCCGATGGAGAGCTTGACCAGCTGCATCTGCTGCTGACGGCGCTGACCTTCGGGCAGGGCAATATGGATGCGCTCGATACGGCTGACAGCCTGTTCAACCGTGTTGCCGCCGATCTGGATGTGTCGATGCGGGATCATTGGACACCCGACGAGGCGTTCCTGACCCGCCGCCGCAAAGACCAGCTGGAAGCCATCGCCAAGGAAAGCGGGGCGGTGACCCGTCTCGGACGGATGAAGGATTACAGCAAGAGCCAGCTGGCCGCTGCCCTTACCCGTCACTTCCAGCGTTGTGCCGAGGACGATGCGACCTTGCCCGAAGAACTGCGCAATCGGGCGAATGCATGGCTACCCGATGCCATGCGGTTCCCTGCCGTGACCGAGGGGGCTGACCTTCCGTGGCAGGAAGGAGAGGCAGACGAGGCCAATGCAGACGACACGGACGGCGACCCCACGCCCGCCGTCTCGGGCGAGGGCGACACCACGCAAGTGGCCGCCTGA